In Erigeron canadensis isolate Cc75 chromosome 6, C_canadensis_v1, whole genome shotgun sequence, the following are encoded in one genomic region:
- the LOC122603583 gene encoding peptidyl-prolyl cis-trans isomerase Pin1-like produces MTATTEIPKKQPATIDSDRKRKDPSADRTAAAAAKHKKSKMSSSSSDKVRASHILIKHQGSRRKASWKDPEGRVITNTTRDAAVSQLKALRDDVVSGNSKFEDVASRYSDCSSAKRGGDLGPFGRKQMQKPFEDATYALKVGEISDIVDTDSGVHIIKRTG; encoded by the exons atgaccGCCACAACGGAAATCCCAAAAAAACAACCGGCAACAATAGATTCCGATCGGAAAAGAAAGGATCCATCAGCAGATCGAACCGCCGCCGCCGCTGCCAAacacaaaaaatcaaaaatgtcatcatcatcatctgataAAGTTAGGGCTTCACATATACTTATTAAACACCAAGGATCTCGTCGTAAGGCTTCCTGGAAGGATCCAGAAGGTCGGGTTATTACTAATACTACCAGAGATGCTGCCGTTTCTCAGCTCAAAGCTTTACGAGACGACGTCGTTTCTGGAAATTCCAAATTTGAAGATGTTGCTTCTCGTTATTCTGATTGTAGCTCAGCTAAACGTGGCGGCGATCTCG GTCCATTTGGAAGGAAACAGATGCAGAAGCCGTTTGAAGACGCGACATATGCATTGAAAGTGGGGGAGATAAGCGACATCGTGGATACTGATAGTGGAGTTCACATCATCAAGAGAACTGGTTAA
- the LOC122605608 gene encoding NAC domain-containing protein 76-like has product MIMDNTMDQLSCVPPGFRFHPTDEELVGYYLRKKVASQKIDLDVIRDIDLYRIEPWDLIEKCWIGYEEQSEWYFFSHKDKKYPTGTRTNRATMAGFWKATGRDKAIYEKQRLIGMRKTLVFYQGRAPNGQKTDWIMHEYRLESEENAPPQEEGWVVCRAFKKRPTGQQTKTNTRLWESSNYFYDEASQHVASVVMNNNDYARILHQPTSNILLTESSFMCKQELEASENMNFVHNCDQFVQQLPQLESPSLQSTKRSIGSIYENDHCQEDNNQIKRSNTNNSNNVNEVRDWRDLDKFVASQLLSQEEEMIRCVEDQAGYYLSNHNPAGGLDFTTSNYHQGDDHRKLEAAGDGGGGIGELEGKSNGFSLSSTSTSLDHFDIGVCIFDHL; this is encoded by the exons ATGATCATGGACAATACTATGGATCAATTATCATGTGTCCCTCCAGGGTTTCGTTTTCATCCAACCGACGAAGAACTTGTTGGTTATTATCTCAGGAAGAAAGTTGCATCTCAAAAGATCGATCTTGATGTCATTAGAGATATTGATCTTTATCGAATCGAACCATGGGATCTCATag AGAAATGTTGGATCGGATATGAGGAGCAAAGCGAGTGGTATTTCTTCAGTCACAAGGATAAAAAGTATCCAACCGGGACAAGAACAAATAGGGCAACCATGGCGGGTTTCTGGAAGGCTACCGGGAGAGACAAAGCGATCTACGAAAAGCAAAGGCTCATAGGAATGAGGAAAACCCTAGTTTTCTACCAAGGAAGGGCCCCCAATGGCCAGAAAACCGATTGGATCATGCATGAATACAGGCTTGAATCTGAAGAAAATGCCCCTCCCCAG GAAGAAGGATGGGTAGTTTGTAGAGCATTCAAGAAACGCCCAACCGGACAACAAACGAAAACAAACACAAGATTGTGGGAATCATCAAACTACTTTTATGATGAAGCGAGCCAACATGTAGCATCGGTAGTCATGAATAATAATGATTACGCCAGAATTCTTCATCAGCCTACTTCAAATATTCTCTTGACAGAAAGTAGTTTCATGTGTAAGCAAGAGTTGGAAGCATCTGAGAACATGAACTTTGTGCATAACTGTGATCAATTCGTACAACAGCTTCCACAACTCGAAAGCCCATCTCTCCAGTCGACAAAGAGAAGTATAGGCTCTATATACGAAAACGATCATTGTCAAGAAGacaataatcaaatcaaaaGAAGCAACACAAATAATAGTAACAATGTGAATGAAGTTAGGGATTGGAGGGATCTTGATAAGTTTGTAGCTTCTCAATTATTAAGCCAAGAGGAGGAGATGATTCGATGTGTGGAAGATCAAGCAGGATATTATTTAAGCAACCATAATCCGGCCGGTGGTTTAGACTTTACTACGTCTAATTATCATCAAGGTGATGATCATAGGAAATTAGAAGCTGcaggtgacggtggtggtggtatcGGTGAATTAGAGGGGAAGTCGAACGGATTTTCGTTGAGTAGTACATCAACAAGCTTGGATCATTTTGATATTGGAGTTTGCATATTTGATCATTTATGA